The Acidipropionibacterium virtanenii DNA segment GGCACCGGCGTCGAGGTGCGCGACGTCAACAACCTCGTCAACCGATTCGTCGACGCCCGCAAGATGATGAACCAGATGAGCCAGGGCATGGGCGGCGGCATGATGGGCTCGATGGCCAGGCACGGCGCCAAGCAGCAGAAGAAGAAGCAGCAGAAGCGCCGCAAGGGGTCCTCCGGGAACCCGGCCAAGCGGGCCGCCCAGGAGAAGGGGGCCCGCGAACCGGCGGCGCAGCCGACCGGCAACCCGTTCGGCACGCCGGGCGGGGCTCCCCAGTCCCAGGAGGACCTGCAGAAGGCGATGGCCGACTTCCGGATGCCTCCCGAGATGGAGAAGATGTTCAAGCAGGGCGACAAGGGCCCGCGCTGAGATGAGCGAGGAGCGTTCCGGCACGGCGCCGCTGTTCCACACTCACACTCATGACGGGTCCACCCACACCCACGTCGACCAGGCGGCCCTCGAGCGCCTGGCGCCCGCCGAGGACCTGAGGATCCAGGGCGTCGTGCTGCCCGAAGGCGAGGAACGCGATCTGTGGATCCACGACGGCGTGATCGTCGAGGGACCGCTGGCCGGGGCGCGGACGCTGGCCACCGGCTGCTGGGTGATGGCCGGGCTGGTCGACGCCCACAACCACATCGGGCTGGACGCCGCCGGGGCGGTGAGCCAGGAGGAGGCCGAGCAGCAGGCGATCACCGAGAGCCGCGCCGGGACCCTGCTGATCCGCGACGCCGGATCCCCGGTCGACACGCACTGGATCGATGACCGCGACGATCTGCCACGGATCATCCGGGCAGGACGTCATATCGCCCGCCCCAGGCGCTACATCCGCAACTACGCCGCCGAGGTCGACCCGGACGATCTGGTCGCCGAGGTCGACCGGCAGGCCCGCTCCGGCGACGGCTGGGTGAAACTCGTCGGCGACTGGATCGACCGTGCCGAGGGCGACCTGGCCCCCCTGTGGCCTCAGGACGTCGCCGCCCGGGCCATCGAGCGGGCCCACCAGCTCGGCGCCCGGGTGACCGCCCACTGCTTCTCCGAGGAGGCTCCCGCACAGCTCGTGGCCGCAGGCATCGACGGCATCGAGCACGGCACCGGACTGAACGACGAGACGATCTCCGAGATGGCGGTTCGCGGCGTGGCGCTGGTCCCGACCCTGGTCAACATCGAGAACTTCCCCTCGATCGCCGCCTCCGCCGACGGCAAGTTCCCCGTCTACGCCGCCCATATGCGGCATCTCTACGCCCGAAACCGGGAGACGATCGGCAGAGCCGTCGACGCCGGTGTGCCCGTCTACGCCGGTACCGACGCCGGCGGCACCGTGGCCCACGGCCTGGTCGCCGATGAAGTGGCCATGCTCTCCGGGATCACGGGCCCCGAACACGCCCTGGGCGCGGCCTCCTGGCGGGCCCGGGAATGGCTCGGCGGTGCGGGCCTGGCGGTCGGGGACTCTGCCGACCTGCTGGTGCTCGGTTCCGATCCGCGGGTCGACGTCTCGGTGCTGCATCACCCCGACCACATCGTCCTGCGCGGGAGAGTGTTGGTGGACCGCTGATTACGTCCTGGTGCGGTCTTGTGGCAGAATGACGAGAGCTTCTGCCCGACCGGTACCCTCTCATGCCGTTCGGGCGGTCCACCCGGAGTCGCCGACGGGCCTCACACCGACCGGCGACGCCATCCGTTCTTCCCGGGGCCAACCCCCGGGTGATCCCAATAGGAGAATCCACACACGTGGCTACCAAGATTCGTCTGAAGCGTCTGGGCAAGATCCGCACCCCTCACTACCGTGTCGTCATCATGGACTCGCGGACCAAGCGCAACGGTCGCGCCATCGAGGAGATCGGCCAGTACCACCCGAAGAACGACCCGTCCGTCATCACGATCGACTCCGAGCGCGCGCAGTACTGGCTCGGTGTCGGCGCCCAGCCCACCGAGGCCGTCGTGGCCCTGCTGAGGCGCACCGGAGACTGGCAGAAGTTCACCGGCGAGAAGACCAAGGCCGGGATGGAGCCGCAGCCCGTCAAGGCTGACAAGGACGAGCTCTTCAACGCCGCCCTGGCCGAGCCCGATGACGCCCCCAAGGCTGCACCCAAGAAGGTCGAGGAGGCCCCCGCCGAGAAGGACGAGGCCTGACATGCTGGTCGACGCGCTTGAGCACCTCGTCTCCGGCATCGTGGCCAATCCGGACGACGTGCGCGTCCGCGAGAAGGACCTGCGCCGCGGGCGGATGCTCGAGGTGCGCGTCAACCCGTCGGACATCGGCAAGGTGATCGGCCGCCAGGGACGTACCGCGTCCTCGCTGCGGACGGTCGTCGACGCCCTGGCCGGCGACGAGCAGGTGCGGGTCGATTTCGTCGACGTCGACCGCCGTGGCGGGCGCCGGCGCTGAGCGTCCCGCGAACCGGTCCCGGAGCGGCCGTGGCCCAGGAGGCCACGGCCGCTCGCACGTCGTCACAGAGGAGAACAAGCGTGAGTGAACCTGTCGAGGTGGTCGTCGCCCGGATCGGGCGCCCGCACGGGTTGCGCGGCGAGATGACGGTCCGGCTGAGCACCGACGAGCCGGACAGGCGATTCACCCCCGGCTCCCGGCTGGTCCTCGGCGGCTCCGGGAGAGTCCTCACCGTCGACTCCTGGCGCAGGGCCTCCGGAAGCGTCCTGCTGCGATTCACCGAGGTCGGGGACCGCACCGCGGCCGAGGCCATCCAGGGGGAGGAGCTCAGCGCCCGCGTCGACGCCGACGAGCGGCCCGAGGCCCCCGAGGAGTACTACGACCGGCAGCTGCGCGGCCTGCAGGCCCGCGACTCGCGCGGACAGCCCCTCGGTCGGGTGACGGCCGTCATCCACATGCCCGCCCAGGACCTGCTGGCGATCGATGTCGACGGCACCGAACGCCTGGTGCCCTTCGTCGCGGAGCTCGTGCCCCAGGTCGATCTGGCCGCCGGGACCCTCACTGTCGCCGACGTCGGCGGGCTGGTCGACGACGATGCCGAGGAGGCCCGTTGAGCATGCCGGGCACGATCCGACTCGATTACGTCTCCATCTTCCCCGAGTACTTCGACGTCCTGAACATCTCTCTGCTCGGAAAGGCCGCCGAGCACGGCATCGTCGAGGTCCACTCCCACGACCTGCGCACCTGGACCCACGACCGCCACCGCACCGTCGATGACACGCCGTGCGGCGGAGGGGCCGGCATGGTGATGAAACCCGATCCGTGGGGGGAGGCCTTCGACGAGCTGCTTGGCACCGAACCGGACCCCGACGTCCACGTCGTCATCCCCACCCCGTCCGGCCGCCCCTTCCGCCAGCAGATCGCCGCCGGCCTGTCACAGGCCCACCGCATCGTCTTCTGCTGCGGGCGCTACGAGGGCATCGATCACCGCGTCATCGAGTACGCCTCCCGGCGGTGGAGTGTCCATGAGCTGAGCCTGGGGGACTACGTCCTCAACGGAGGCGAGGTGGCCGCCCTGGCCATCACCGAGGCGGTCGTGCGTCTCATCCCCGGGGTGATCGGCAATCCCGACTCACTCACCGAGGAGTCCTATTCCACCGGTCAGGAGGGGCTGCTCGAGTACCCCGTCTACACCCGGCCGGTGAGCTGGCGGGGGCATCAGGTGCCCGAGGTGCTGATGAGCGGCCACCACGGACGGATCGCGCAGTGGCGTCATGACAGGTCGGTCGAGATCACCGCCGAGCGCCGCCCCGACCTGCTCGAGCCCTGACCATTCGACCAGGCCGGCATCCGGCAGGCGAACTTCTGTGCCTTAATCCGGGGGGTCGTTACCCGTTCGCGTTCGCTGTTGGCTATGGTGTCGCCGTGGCGACTACAACACTTAGTACTCATCAGAGAGCGGTGCGGTCGAGCGTCGCGGCGAAGGCCCTCATGGCCGTCACCGGGCTCTTCCTGATCATCTTCCTGCTCTTCCATATGTTCGGGAACCTCAAGATTCTCACCGGAGCCGAGCACTTCAATCACTACGCGGCCTTCCTGCGCGAGATCCTGAACCCGATCCTTCCCGGAGA contains these protein-coding regions:
- the rpsP gene encoding 30S ribosomal protein S16 codes for the protein MATKIRLKRLGKIRTPHYRVVIMDSRTKRNGRAIEEIGQYHPKNDPSVITIDSERAQYWLGVGAQPTEAVVALLRRTGDWQKFTGEKTKAGMEPQPVKADKDELFNAALAEPDDAPKAAPKKVEEAPAEKDEA
- the trmD gene encoding tRNA (guanosine(37)-N1)-methyltransferase TrmD, coding for MRLDYVSIFPEYFDVLNISLLGKAAEHGIVEVHSHDLRTWTHDRHRTVDDTPCGGGAGMVMKPDPWGEAFDELLGTEPDPDVHVVIPTPSGRPFRQQIAAGLSQAHRIVFCCGRYEGIDHRVIEYASRRWSVHELSLGDYVLNGGEVAALAITEAVVRLIPGVIGNPDSLTEESYSTGQEGLLEYPVYTRPVSWRGHQVPEVLMSGHHGRIAQWRHDRSVEITAERRPDLLEP
- the rimM gene encoding ribosome maturation factor RimM (Essential for efficient processing of 16S rRNA) is translated as MTVRLSTDEPDRRFTPGSRLVLGGSGRVLTVDSWRRASGSVLLRFTEVGDRTAAEAIQGEELSARVDADERPEAPEEYYDRQLRGLQARDSRGQPLGRVTAVIHMPAQDLLAIDVDGTERLVPFVAELVPQVDLAAGTLTVADVGGLVDDDAEEAR
- a CDS encoding amidohydrolase family protein gives rise to the protein MSEERSGTAPLFHTHTHDGSTHTHVDQAALERLAPAEDLRIQGVVLPEGEERDLWIHDGVIVEGPLAGARTLATGCWVMAGLVDAHNHIGLDAAGAVSQEEAEQQAITESRAGTLLIRDAGSPVDTHWIDDRDDLPRIIRAGRHIARPRRYIRNYAAEVDPDDLVAEVDRQARSGDGWVKLVGDWIDRAEGDLAPLWPQDVAARAIERAHQLGARVTAHCFSEEAPAQLVAAGIDGIEHGTGLNDETISEMAVRGVALVPTLVNIENFPSIAASADGKFPVYAAHMRHLYARNRETIGRAVDAGVPVYAGTDAGGTVAHGLVADEVAMLSGITGPEHALGAASWRAREWLGGAGLAVGDSADLLVLGSDPRVDVSVLHHPDHIVLRGRVLVDR
- a CDS encoding RNA-binding protein; its protein translation is MLVDALEHLVSGIVANPDDVRVREKDLRRGRMLEVRVNPSDIGKVIGRQGRTASSLRTVVDALAGDEQVRVDFVDVDRRGGRRR